GGGTTTGAATACTTCGGCGGAGTGACCGACATAGTCCTTACCGACAGAATGAAGACCGTAATACTTGGCACCGGAGAAAACAGAAAGCCCATATGGAACTCCATCTTTGAAGACCTGGCTGTAACCCTTGGATTTACCCCTAAAGTGTGCAGAGCACGACGTCCACAGACCAAAGGCAAAGTAGAAAGCGGAATAGACTTTGTCAAAAGCAACTTCCTGCCGGGTAGGAAGTTCATAAACTACGGTGACTTAAACCACCAGGCAATAGTGTGGTGCGAAAAGAAAAACAGGAGGATTCACGGCACCACCGGGGAAAAGCCTATTGACCGCCTGAAGGAAGAAAACCTCAAACCACTCCCTGCCTCTGACAGATACCAAAAATTCCTTGAAGAAGTAAGGAAAGTCCACAAAGACGGCCTCTTGAGCTTTAACGGCGTAAGATACGGCGTTCCCTGGCAATATAGCGGAAAAGAGGTGGTTGTAAGGGACAAAAACGGCAAAATCGAAATCCTCTATGATGGGAAGGTGATAGCAACCCACGAAAAACATTATCGCTCAAGGACCATCGTTTTCCTCAAAGGTCAGTATAAGGGTCTAAAAGAAGCCGAAGGCATGTTCTATCCTAGACCGAGGGCTATCAAGTTATCTTCCCTGGAAGTTGAGAAGCGTTCTCTGGGGGTTTACGAAAGCCTCCTGGAGGTGGGCACAGTATGATAGACCTTGAAAAAGCTCGGTCCCACCTTGAAGAACTGGGGCTTTTAAACGCAGCATCTTTCCTTGACGCCCTCCTTGAAAGAGCTCAACGCCAAAATAGCACGTATCTTGATTTCTTAAATAACCTGCTCGAGGCTGAACTTGCTGAAAGGCAAAGGCGGAATATCGAGGTAAGGTCAAAACTTGCCCGGCTTCCATACCGCAAGACTCTAACCGAATTTGACTTTGCCTTCCAGCCCAGCATCGATGAAAAACTGATAAAAGAGCTTGCCACAATGGCCTTTGTCCACCGGGTAGAAAACGTAATATTTCTTGGCCCGCCTGGAGTAGGGAAGACGCACCTTGCCGTGGCTCTTGCTATAGAAGCCCTATCTTGTGGTATATCAGTCTACTTCACGAGTCTTTCTAGGCTCATTGAGGACCTCAAAAAGGCATATAAAGAAAGCCGGTTAGAAAGGCGAATGAGGATCTACACTAGGCCCAAGCTCCTTGTAATCGATGAAGTAGGCTATCTTCCATTAGATGGCCTTGGCTCGAACCTCTTTTTCCAGCTAATAAGTGCCCGATATGAAAAGGGGAGCATAATACTTACCAGCAACAAAGGCTTTGGAGAATGGGGGGAGCTCATGGGAGACCCTGTACTTGCTACTGCAGTGTTGGATAGACTATTACACCATGCCCACATAATCAACATAAGGGGCAACAGCTACCGCCTAAAGGACAGGCTAAAGACCGGGTTGTATGGTAACCAACATAATAATGCTTAAATTTAAAAAAAGCCAGGGTGGGTCAATTTAAAATCGCTGAAAATGGGTCAATTTAAATCCGCTATTGACAGCAAGAAGAAAATCTGGTATTTGATGTTTTTGAAGTTTATTAAGAAAGCCCAAAAATGTAAACAATGCGATTCTGTCATTCATTCGTTGCATACTACCACAATCACATATTTTAGTTAAAAACTTTATGCTAGCAAAGAATATGGCATTATCCTCATCATCTGTAAAATTTTCAGTCAAAACATGGTCTTTAGCATAACCTAAAATTAAATACAGGTCATTAATGTAACGCTTAACCAATTTGTAAGTTTCAGGATAAGAGTTTTCAAATTCATCGCTTATAATAAATCTCATATTTTCCTCAATAATTTCCTTTTGTTTTTTTTGCCACTCGGTTTCTTCATACTCAATTTTATACACTTGTCTTAAAAACCGTAAAGCGTCAACCCTGTTTGCATGTTGTATTTTTTCTACACATTGAATTATTGTGCCCTTAAAGCCACAACCAAAACAATAGTAAATTTGATGTCCTGTATCTTCGCTTATCAAAACTTCCGCCGAAGGTTTTTGGTCGTCATGGAATATGCAATTAAACATTTTTTTGTTGCCATCAATACCTAAAAATAACTTCAAATCTTGTTGCTTTATGTAATCGTAAACATCATCATGGTTATTGAATTTTACTGGTTTTGGATTTATAATATCTTGTAGTGTTTGAATATCTTTATTTTTGATTAAGTCAAAGTGGCTATAATCCTTGTGTGTCAAGGCTTCTGGGTTTTGGTGGGAATGATAAATAGTAATATATTTCTTTTTATCATTCCCACTTTTCTCCCTTAACACTTTTATTATGGTCTTAATATCATATCTCACATTATTATCCTCAATAATTTTTACTAAA
The DNA window shown above is from Thermosediminibacter oceani DSM 16646 and carries:
- the istA gene encoding IS21 family transposase is translated as MLGSGSIIMLHELRAMGKSIRAIARETGRSRNTVRKYLRAEGIPERKPHPKRGSKLDPYKDTIQELINLGIFNCEVIYERIKEEGYTGGRTILRDYVRQFRPPKQVPAVCRYETKPGQQAQVDWGEYTYIDEETGEIRKLYVFVMVLGYSRAIYVEFTNRCDIHTFIRCLIRGFEYFGGVTDIVLTDRMKTVILGTGENRKPIWNSIFEDLAVTLGFTPKVCRARRPQTKGKVESGIDFVKSNFLPGRKFINYGDLNHQAIVWCEKKNRRIHGTTGEKPIDRLKEENLKPLPASDRYQKFLEEVRKVHKDGLLSFNGVRYGVPWQYSGKEVVVRDKNGKIEILYDGKVIATHEKHYRSRTIVFLKGQYKGLKEAEGMFYPRPRAIKLSSLEVEKRSLGVYESLLEVGTV
- the istB gene encoding IS21-like element helper ATPase IstB translates to MIDLEKARSHLEELGLLNAASFLDALLERAQRQNSTYLDFLNNLLEAELAERQRRNIEVRSKLARLPYRKTLTEFDFAFQPSIDEKLIKELATMAFVHRVENVIFLGPPGVGKTHLAVALAIEALSCGISVYFTSLSRLIEDLKKAYKESRLERRMRIYTRPKLLVIDEVGYLPLDGLGSNLFFQLISARYEKGSIILTSNKGFGEWGELMGDPVLATAVLDRLLHHAHIINIRGNSYRLKDRLKTGLYGNQHNNA
- a CDS encoding CHC2 zinc finger domain-containing protein, with translation MKFLDDIFGKNALINFSCIRNYAIKKSGKFEDLKEELGKLNEDGFNIYFVVNSGGFKDSEINKINAVFIDLDAGKDLDLSMIDSFKQIKLEEIHNFDFKPSYIIETKNGLHVYWLIEEGVSIEEFRECEELLINYFNADPQVKNPARLMRLPGFYHVKDVNNPFLVKIIEDNNVRYDIKTIIKVLREKSGNDKKKYITIYHSHQNPEALTHKDYSHFDLIKNKDIQTLQDIINPKPVKFNNHDDVYDYIKQQDLKLFLGIDGNKKMFNCIFHDDQKPSAEVLISEDTGHQIYYCFGCGFKGTIIQCVEKIQHANRVDALRFLRQVYKIEYEETEWQKKQKEIIEENMRFIISDEFENSYPETYKLVKRYINDLYLILGYAKDHVLTENFTDDEDNAIFFASIKFLTKICDCGSMQRMNDRIALFTFLGFLNKLQKHQIPDFLLAVNSGFKLTHFQRF